The following coding sequences lie in one Nitratireductor mangrovi genomic window:
- a CDS encoding 4-hydroxyproline epimerase, whose translation MARHSFHCIDGHTCGNPVRLVAGGGPLLQGRTMMERRAHFLAEFDWIRTGLMFEPRGHDMMSGSILYPPTREDCDIGILFIETSGCLPMCGHGTIGTVTFALEHGLVRPKTPGELRLDTPAGLVVARYRQEGDHVEEVRITNVPSFLHAEALAVECPDLGTLTVDVAYGGNFYAIVEPQANYRDMADYSAGELVAWSPILRERLNAAHTFVHPENASIRGLSHILWTGAPTVDGASARNAVFYGDKAIDRSPCGTGTSARMAQLHARGALRAGDSFVHESIIGSLFHGRVEEEAAVEGRPAIIPSIGGWARVTGYNTIFIDDRDPFAHGFVVR comes from the coding sequence ATGGCGCGTCACTCCTTCCACTGCATCGACGGCCACACCTGCGGCAATCCGGTGCGTCTCGTCGCTGGTGGCGGGCCGTTGCTGCAAGGCCGCACGATGATGGAGCGGCGGGCGCATTTCCTGGCCGAGTTCGACTGGATCCGTACCGGGCTCATGTTCGAGCCGCGCGGCCACGACATGATGTCCGGCTCGATCCTTTATCCGCCGACCCGCGAGGATTGCGACATCGGCATCCTGTTCATCGAGACCTCCGGCTGCCTGCCGATGTGCGGCCATGGGACGATCGGGACGGTCACCTTCGCCCTCGAACACGGCCTGGTGCGGCCGAAAACGCCGGGCGAACTCCGCCTCGACACGCCGGCCGGCCTCGTCGTCGCGCGCTACCGGCAGGAAGGGGACCATGTCGAGGAGGTCCGCATCACCAACGTGCCGTCCTTTCTCCATGCCGAAGCTCTTGCCGTGGAATGCCCCGACCTCGGCACGCTCACCGTCGACGTCGCTTATGGCGGCAATTTTTACGCCATCGTCGAACCGCAGGCGAACTATCGCGACATGGCGGATTATTCGGCCGGCGAGCTCGTGGCATGGAGCCCGATCCTGCGCGAGCGCCTCAACGCGGCTCATACTTTCGTCCACCCGGAAAACGCCTCGATCCGCGGCCTCTCCCACATTCTGTGGACCGGCGCGCCGACCGTCGACGGCGCCAGCGCCCGCAATGCCGTCTTTTACGGCGACAAGGCGATCGACCGCTCGCCCTGTGGCACCGGAACTTCGGCGCGCATGGCCCAGCTTCACGCCAGGGGCGCCTTGCGCGCCGGCGACAGCTTCGTGCATGAATCGATCATAGGCTCGCTGTTTCATGGCCGCGTCGAAGAAGAGGCGGCCGTTGAAGGTCGCCCAGCCATCATTCCGTCGATCGGCGGCTGGGCACGCGTCACCGGCTACAACACCATCTTCATCGACGACCGCGACCCGTTCGCGCATGGTTTTGTGGTTCGATGA
- a CDS encoding DUF6867 family protein yields the protein MENQNTLVWEVTVWEFLFVTVILAGAAAYMTGRAAARTWLPNWQLVLYVLLLTAATRFIHFALFEGTLLTLYYFVVDLIVLLVIAFTGKRITRAYQMATQYGFAFERTGPLGWKPRETGS from the coding sequence ATGGAGAATCAGAACACGCTCGTGTGGGAAGTGACGGTCTGGGAGTTCCTGTTCGTCACCGTGATCCTGGCCGGCGCGGCCGCCTACATGACCGGACGCGCCGCCGCGCGCACCTGGCTGCCGAACTGGCAGCTGGTGCTTTATGTGCTGCTGCTCACCGCGGCGACACGCTTCATCCATTTCGCGCTGTTCGAGGGCACGCTGCTTACGCTCTATTATTTCGTCGTGGACCTGATCGTCCTCCTCGTGATCGCCTTCACCGGCAAGCGCATCACCCGCGCCTACCAGATGGCGACGCAATATGGCTTCGCTTTCGAGCGGACCGGCCCGCTGGGCTGGAAACCGCGCGAAACCGGGTCGTAG
- a CDS encoding ABC transporter ATP-binding protein has translation MSEAGQPLLRVRNVETYYGKIIALRGVDVDVFRGEIVTLIGANGAGKSTLMMTICGSPQARTGEIVYDGHDITTAPTHEIIRLGIAQSPEGRRIFPRMTVLENLQMGASLVDEEHFDGDLARIFDLFPRLKERASQRGGTLSGGEQQMLAIARALMGRPKLLLLDEPSLGLAPLIVKQIFEVIGELNRRDGLTVFLVEQNAFHALKLAHRGYVMVNGKITMSGTGAELLKREEVRAAYLEGGRH, from the coding sequence ATGAGCGAGGCCGGCCAGCCTTTGTTGAGGGTCCGCAATGTCGAGACCTATTACGGCAAGATCATCGCCTTGCGCGGCGTCGACGTCGACGTGTTCCGCGGCGAGATCGTCACCCTGATCGGCGCAAATGGCGCCGGCAAGTCGACGCTGATGATGACGATCTGTGGCAGCCCGCAGGCGCGCACCGGCGAAATCGTCTATGACGGACACGACATCACCACTGCGCCAACGCACGAGATCATCCGTCTCGGCATCGCCCAATCGCCGGAAGGGCGGCGCATCTTTCCGCGCATGACGGTGCTGGAAAACCTGCAGATGGGCGCCTCGCTGGTCGACGAGGAGCATTTCGACGGCGATCTGGCGCGTATCTTCGACCTGTTCCCGCGGCTCAAGGAGCGCGCCTCCCAGCGCGGCGGCACGCTTTCGGGCGGCGAGCAGCAGATGCTGGCGATTGCCCGCGCGCTGATGGGGCGCCCGAAGCTGCTGCTTCTCGACGAGCCCTCGCTCGGTCTCGCGCCGCTGATCGTCAAGCAGATCTTCGAGGTGATCGGCGAGTTGAACAGGCGCGACGGGTTGACGGTCTTTCTTGTCGAGCAAAACGCCTTCCATGCCCTCAAGCTCGCCCACCGGGGCTATGTCATGGTCAACGGCAAGATCACCATGAGCGGCACCGGCGCCGAGCTGCTCAAGCGCGAGGAGGTCCGTGCGGCCTATCTCGAGGGCGGCAGGCACTAG
- a CDS encoding ABC transporter permease subunit, giving the protein MFEYFVQQLINGLTLGSIYGLIAIGYTMVYGIIGMINFAHGDIFMVGSFIALATFLILTTVFGFAFLPVVLLIVLIIAMLFTSAWGWTVERFAYRPLRGSFRLAPLITAIGMSIVLQNFVQVTQGARVKPLPPQIQGGITLMEGNTETGAILVQLSYMQIIIILTTLVLMVGFTLLIAKTPLGRAQRACEQDRKMAALLGVNVDRTISLTFVMGAALAAVAGLMFLLLYGVIDFYIGFLAGVKAFTAAVLGGIGSLPGAMLGGLLIGLIEVFWSGYFTVEYKDVAAFSILAIVLIFLPSGLLGKPEVEKV; this is encoded by the coding sequence ATGTTCGAATATTTCGTCCAGCAGCTTATCAACGGGCTGACACTGGGGTCGATCTACGGCCTCATCGCGATCGGTTACACGATGGTCTACGGGATCATCGGCATGATCAACTTCGCCCATGGCGACATCTTCATGGTCGGCTCGTTCATCGCGCTGGCGACCTTCCTGATCCTGACCACGGTATTCGGTTTTGCCTTCCTGCCGGTGGTGCTGTTGATCGTGCTGATCATCGCCATGCTCTTCACGTCGGCCTGGGGCTGGACCGTCGAGCGCTTTGCCTACCGTCCCCTGCGCGGATCGTTCCGGCTGGCGCCGCTGATCACCGCGATCGGCATGTCGATCGTCCTGCAGAACTTCGTCCAGGTGACCCAGGGCGCCCGCGTCAAGCCTCTGCCGCCGCAGATCCAGGGCGGGATCACGCTCATGGAAGGCAACACAGAGACCGGCGCGATCCTGGTCCAGCTTTCCTACATGCAGATCATCATCATCCTCACCACGCTGGTGCTGATGGTCGGCTTCACCCTGCTGATCGCCAAGACCCCGCTCGGCCGCGCCCAGCGAGCCTGCGAGCAGGACCGCAAGATGGCCGCCCTCCTGGGCGTCAATGTCGACCGCACCATCTCGCTGACCTTCGTCATGGGCGCCGCACTGGCTGCCGTCGCAGGCCTGATGTTCCTGCTGCTCTACGGCGTGATCGACTTCTATATCGGCTTTCTGGCCGGCGTTAAGGCGTTCACGGCCGCCGTCCTCGGCGGCATCGGATCGCTGCCGGGCGCCATGCTCGGCGGCCTGCTGATCGGCCTCATCGAGGTGTTCTGGTCCGGCTACTTCACGGTCGAGTACAAGGACGTTGCCGCCTTCTCGATCCTCGCCATCGTGCTGATCTTCCTGCCCTCGGGCCTGCTCGGCAAACCGGAAGTGGAGAAGGTCTGA
- a CDS encoding ATP-binding cassette domain-containing protein: MATALQENPRIAGHGPARWDESPILTVEHLTMRFGGLVAVSDLSFNVGRGDITALIGPNGAGKTTVFNCVTGFYKPTEGRTVMRHGDGLQAAAIEDVTRSGLRFSESGSGGVFLLERMPDFEIAHRARVARTFQNIRLFGGMTALENLLVAQHNPLMSASLFTIGGILAVPGYKQAEKKAIERATYWLEQVRLTERADDPAADLPYGAQRRLEIARAMCTDPLLLCLDEPAAGLNPRESHELNELLKFIRDEHGTSILLIEHDMGVVMEISDHVIVLDYGVKISDGDAKHVKSDPRVIAAYLGVDDEAEIDVPEIKHDVEEVIEEAEELAEADKAAAQRKAARAKPASKSARAKAAGRTGGAKAGGAKTLEKPATTRTAKKAAEPVKSEVVVKNAADYPGRQPHGTRKPAAGAPDNLTRIKGIGPANEKKLNALGIWHFSQIATWKAREVDWVGAWLSFPGRIEREEWVKQAKTLAKGGATAFSKRVDKGEVPTSKATPKRNRGKGGKA; the protein is encoded by the coding sequence ATGGCTACGGCGTTGCAGGAAAATCCGCGGATCGCAGGCCACGGGCCGGCACGTTGGGACGAAAGCCCGATTCTGACCGTCGAGCATCTGACGATGCGCTTCGGCGGTCTGGTCGCCGTCAGCGACCTGTCGTTCAATGTGGGTCGCGGCGACATCACGGCGCTCATCGGGCCGAACGGGGCCGGCAAGACGACGGTCTTCAACTGCGTCACCGGCTTCTACAAGCCCACCGAGGGCCGCACGGTCATGCGCCATGGCGATGGCCTGCAGGCCGCCGCCATCGAGGACGTCACGCGTTCCGGCCTGCGGTTTTCGGAATCCGGCAGCGGCGGGGTCTTCCTGCTCGAGCGCATGCCGGATTTCGAGATCGCGCACCGTGCCAGGGTGGCCCGCACGTTCCAGAACATCCGCCTGTTCGGTGGCATGACCGCGCTCGAGAACCTGCTGGTCGCGCAACACAATCCACTGATGTCCGCATCGCTGTTCACGATCGGCGGCATCCTCGCCGTGCCCGGGTACAAGCAGGCCGAGAAGAAGGCCATCGAACGGGCGACATACTGGCTCGAACAGGTTCGCCTGACCGAGCGTGCCGACGATCCGGCCGCCGACCTGCCCTACGGCGCTCAGCGGCGCCTGGAGATTGCGCGTGCCATGTGCACGGATCCGCTGCTTCTGTGCCTCGACGAGCCTGCGGCCGGACTCAATCCGCGCGAGTCGCACGAACTCAATGAACTCCTGAAGTTCATCCGCGACGAACACGGCACGTCGATCCTGCTCATCGAGCACGACATGGGAGTGGTGATGGAAATCTCCGACCATGTCATCGTGCTCGACTACGGCGTGAAGATCTCGGACGGCGACGCCAAGCATGTGAAGAGCGACCCGCGCGTCATCGCCGCCTATCTCGGCGTCGACGATGAAGCCGAGATCGACGTGCCCGAGATCAAGCACGACGTCGAGGAAGTCATCGAGGAAGCCGAGGAACTGGCCGAGGCCGACAAGGCGGCGGCGCAGCGGAAGGCCGCAAGGGCGAAACCGGCCAGCAAGTCCGCGCGCGCCAAGGCCGCCGGCAGAACCGGTGGCGCCAAGGCCGGTGGCGCCAAGACCTTGGAGAAGCCTGCCACGACCCGCACCGCGAAAAAGGCGGCGGAACCCGTCAAGAGCGAGGTCGTCGTCAAGAACGCCGCCGATTATCCCGGCCGCCAGCCACATGGCACCAGGAAGCCGGCGGCCGGCGCTCCCGACAATCTGACCCGCATCAAGGGCATCGGGCCCGCCAACGAGAAAAAGCTCAACGCGCTCGGCATCTGGCATTTCTCACAGATCGCCACCTGGAAGGCGCGTGAGGTCGACTGGGTCGGCGCGTGGCTGTCCTTCCCCGGACGTATCGAGCGCGAGGAATGGGTGAAACAGGCAAAGACGCTCGCCAAGGGCGGTGCGACGGCGTTCTCCAAGCGCGTCGACAAGGGCGAGGTTCCGACCAGCAAGGCGACGCCTAAACGGAACCGCGGCAAGGGAGGCAAGGCATGA
- a CDS encoding NAD(P)/FAD-dependent oxidoreductase has product MADVTSSPEIDVAIIGGGIVGICAANYLCHAGRDVLVIDRSGICEETSSGNAAALAFSDVLPLAQKGMIRNLPRWLRDPLGPLSIPPSYFPTLLPWLLRFASASRPSRYDAALAAQASLMKLAEAEWSSLMDRTGTGTMLRADGSLELYESDAEFQSSLPGWSARERFGIDFRHLDSEGIAELQPGLSRQFVRGTFVPGWKTVADPKRLGEAIWTATEARGAGFRKGDVALIVPTGDRIAIQLREGRTLLARNLVIAAGAWSHLLARSTGDKIPLETERGYNTTLSAGAFDLRRQLIFSAHGFVVTPLATGIRVGGAVEFAGLRRPPDFRRAKAMLAKAARFMPGLETQGGREWMGFRPSLPDSLPVIGRARKAGNIVYAFGHGHLGLTQAAATGRLICDLVSGESPPIELSPFSPQRF; this is encoded by the coding sequence GTGGCCGATGTCACCAGCTCCCCGGAGATCGATGTCGCCATCATCGGAGGCGGCATTGTAGGTATTTGCGCGGCTAACTATCTTTGCCACGCGGGTCGGGATGTGCTGGTCATCGACCGCAGCGGTATCTGCGAGGAAACCAGTTCGGGCAACGCCGCCGCACTGGCCTTTTCCGACGTGCTGCCGCTTGCCCAGAAGGGCATGATCCGCAACCTGCCCCGATGGCTGCGCGATCCGCTCGGCCCGCTCTCGATTCCGCCTTCCTATTTCCCGACACTGCTCCCATGGCTTCTCCGCTTTGCCTCAGCGTCGCGCCCGTCGCGCTACGACGCGGCCCTCGCCGCACAGGCCTCGCTGATGAAGCTGGCGGAAGCGGAGTGGTCAAGCCTTATGGATCGGACCGGCACCGGAACGATGCTGCGCGCGGACGGTTCGCTGGAGCTTTACGAGAGCGATGCGGAGTTCCAATCCTCCTTGCCCGGCTGGTCGGCCCGCGAGCGTTTCGGCATCGACTTTCGCCATCTCGACAGCGAAGGCATTGCCGAGCTGCAGCCCGGCCTGTCGCGCCAGTTCGTGCGCGGGACCTTCGTGCCGGGCTGGAAGACGGTGGCCGACCCGAAACGCCTCGGCGAGGCGATCTGGACCGCCACGGAAGCTCGCGGTGCCGGGTTCCGGAAGGGCGACGTCGCGCTCATCGTTCCGACCGGCGACCGTATCGCCATTCAGTTGCGTGAAGGCCGGACGCTGCTGGCCAGGAACCTTGTCATCGCCGCCGGCGCATGGTCGCATCTCCTGGCGCGGTCGACGGGCGACAAGATCCCGCTCGAGACGGAGCGCGGATACAACACGACCTTGTCGGCCGGCGCCTTCGACCTCAGGCGCCAGCTCATCTTTTCCGCGCACGGCTTCGTCGTCACACCGCTCGCAACCGGCATACGGGTCGGCGGCGCGGTCGAGTTTGCCGGGCTGCGCCGGCCGCCTGATTTCCGGCGCGCGAAGGCGATGCTGGCCAAGGCCGCGCGCTTCATGCCGGGACTGGAGACGCAAGGCGGCCGCGAATGGATGGGCTTCAGGCCGTCCCTGCCTGACTCCCTGCCCGTGATCGGCCGCGCGCGCAAGGCCGGCAATATCGTCTATGCCTTTGGCCATGGCCATCTCGGCCTGACCCAGGCCGCCGCTACCGGCCGCTTGATTTGCGATCTCGTTTCGGGCGAATCTCCGCCGATCGAGCTTTCCCCGTTCAGCCCGCAGCGTTTCTGA
- a CDS encoding dihydrodipicolinate synthase family protein, producing the protein MWTGVFPAVTTKFTKDDGLDHHEMERCFGLQIDAGCDGLIVAGSLGEGPMLSQDEKLDVLATARKAAGGRPVLLTVNEAGTREACAMAKKAAAAGADGLMVVPSPIYHTDPDETVATLSAVAAAGDLPVMIYSNRIAYRVDVTIPVMERLAGDSRFVAIKESSDDIRRSIDIINAFGDRFDLFTGVDNLAFEALSVGAVGWVAGLVTAFPHETVAIYRLMKAGRRDEALAIYRWFRPLLDLDVSTYLVQNIKLAEVLEIGTNDRVRMPRQPLSGERRAAVEQIVRAAIASRPQLPGF; encoded by the coding sequence ATGTGGACAGGTGTTTTCCCTGCCGTCACGACCAAATTCACCAAGGACGACGGCCTCGACCACCACGAGATGGAGCGCTGCTTCGGCCTGCAGATCGACGCCGGCTGTGACGGGCTCATCGTCGCCGGCTCGCTCGGCGAAGGGCCGATGCTGTCCCAAGACGAAAAGCTCGATGTCCTCGCCACGGCAAGAAAGGCGGCGGGCGGCAGGCCGGTCCTGTTGACGGTCAACGAGGCCGGGACGCGCGAAGCCTGCGCGATGGCGAAGAAGGCGGCCGCGGCCGGTGCCGACGGGCTGATGGTCGTGCCGAGCCCGATCTATCACACCGACCCCGACGAAACCGTCGCTACGCTTTCGGCCGTCGCCGCGGCCGGCGACCTGCCGGTGATGATCTATTCCAACCGCATCGCCTACCGGGTCGACGTGACCATCCCGGTCATGGAGCGGCTGGCCGGCGACTCGCGTTTCGTGGCGATCAAGGAATCCTCCGACGACATCCGCCGCTCCATCGACATCATCAACGCTTTCGGCGACCGCTTCGACCTCTTCACGGGTGTCGACAACCTCGCTTTCGAAGCGCTTTCGGTCGGCGCGGTCGGCTGGGTGGCCGGGCTTGTCACCGCTTTCCCGCACGAGACGGTCGCAATCTATCGCCTGATGAAGGCCGGTCGCCGCGACGAGGCGCTCGCGATCTATCGCTGGTTCCGGCCGCTGCTCGACCTCGATGTCTCGACCTACCTCGTTCAGAACATCAAGCTGGCGGAGGTGCTCGAAATCGGCACCAACGACCGGGTGCGCATGCCGCGCCAGCCGCTCTCGGGCGAAAGGCGAGCCGCGGTCGAGCAGATCGTCCGGGCGGCCATCGCCAGCCGTCCGCAACTGCCCGGCTTCTGA
- a CDS encoding GntR family transcriptional regulator — translation MPSEQIPSEPAAARAYRALERLIVTLDLAPGSVTTETALVERIGLGRTPVREAIQRLSWEGLMEIRPRAGIAVAALHVGDWRKVIDARRGVEILLARQAARNVANEAAEQFREAALAMQRAVINGNVIFFLEADKALDEAMALAAENPYASRLAAPLQTHSRRFWFRYKSDTGLTEAAEHHVGIIKAILDRDEEAAGKEAKRLMALLRSHAEAAVRR, via the coding sequence GTGCCTTCAGAGCAAATACCGAGCGAACCCGCGGCGGCGCGCGCCTACCGAGCGCTGGAAAGGCTGATCGTGACACTCGATCTGGCGCCCGGCAGCGTGACCACGGAGACGGCGCTGGTCGAGCGGATCGGGCTCGGCCGGACGCCGGTACGGGAGGCGATACAACGCCTGTCGTGGGAAGGCCTGATGGAAATCCGCCCACGGGCCGGCATTGCGGTCGCGGCACTTCATGTCGGCGACTGGCGCAAGGTCATCGACGCGCGTCGTGGCGTGGAGATCCTGCTGGCCCGCCAGGCGGCACGCAATGTCGCCAACGAGGCGGCAGAGCAATTCCGCGAGGCGGCACTCGCGATGCAGCGCGCGGTGATCAACGGCAACGTCATCTTTTTCCTCGAGGCCGACAAGGCGCTCGATGAGGCCATGGCGCTCGCGGCGGAAAACCCCTACGCATCACGCCTCGCCGCACCCCTGCAGACCCATAGCCGCCGCTTCTGGTTCCGCTACAAAAGCGATACGGGGCTCACGGAAGCGGCCGAGCATCATGTCGGCATCATCAAGGCGATCCTCGATCGCGACGAGGAAGCCGCCGGCAAGGAAGCGAAACGGCTCATGGCGCTGTTGCGCTCACACGCGGAAGCCGCCGTCCGCCGGTAG
- the livM gene encoding high-affinity branched-chain amino acid ABC transporter permease LivM, with product MATGTTTTASRDANRLNDSLRDAFIAALLVFTLGFFFLGVRSDIAPGGLALTYRWGLLFTAVAIVFGGRLLLNLFVFKTATPVTGKLGDLAANAGDSMAGVGKWLTRALFAFAIVLPFFFTYFFPGKDRQYIDLAILIMTYIMLGWGLNIVVGLAGLLDLGYVAFYAVGAYSFALLAQNFGFGFWMALPLAGILAAFWGVILGFPVLRLRGDYLAIVTLAFGEIIRVVLLNWYEFTNGPDGISGIPRPTFFGLEFSRGEGGFADFFGIPYDSIHRFIYLYYIIFILAIITNIVTMRLRRLPVGRAWEALREDEIACRSLGINTTNTKLTAFSIGAMFGGFAGSFFATRQGFISPESFTFLESAIILAIVVLGGLGSQIGVVIASIVMIGGIEMLRNLGFLQEIFGPTFDPTQYRMLIFGLAMVLIMVWRPRGLITTREPTAVLKQKKRIGADMVAQGEGH from the coding sequence ATGGCAACCGGAACCACGACGACGGCGTCTAGGGACGCCAACCGCCTCAACGATTCCTTGCGCGACGCCTTCATCGCCGCATTGCTCGTCTTCACGCTCGGCTTCTTCTTCCTCGGTGTGCGCAGCGATATCGCACCGGGCGGCCTCGCGCTCACCTATCGCTGGGGCTTGCTTTTCACCGCCGTGGCGATCGTCTTTGGCGGCCGGCTGCTGCTCAACCTGTTCGTCTTCAAGACCGCGACGCCCGTCACCGGCAAGCTGGGGGACTTGGCGGCCAATGCCGGCGACAGCATGGCTGGCGTCGGCAAGTGGCTGACGCGGGCGCTTTTCGCCTTCGCAATCGTGCTGCCGTTCTTCTTCACCTATTTCTTCCCCGGCAAGGACCGCCAGTATATCGACCTGGCGATCCTGATCATGACCTACATCATGCTCGGCTGGGGCCTGAACATCGTCGTCGGGCTCGCCGGCCTGCTCGATCTCGGCTACGTCGCCTTCTATGCCGTCGGCGCCTATTCCTTCGCCCTGCTGGCCCAGAACTTCGGCTTCGGTTTCTGGATGGCGCTGCCGCTGGCCGGCATCCTTGCCGCTTTCTGGGGCGTTATCCTCGGCTTTCCGGTGCTGCGCCTGCGCGGCGACTATCTCGCCATCGTCACGCTCGCCTTCGGCGAGATCATACGCGTGGTGCTGCTCAACTGGTACGAGTTCACCAACGGCCCGGACGGCATCTCGGGTATTCCGCGCCCGACCTTCTTCGGTCTAGAGTTCTCGCGCGGCGAGGGTGGATTCGCCGACTTCTTCGGCATCCCCTACGACAGCATCCACCGCTTCATCTACCTCTACTACATCATCTTCATTCTCGCGATCATCACCAACATCGTGACGATGCGCTTGCGCAGGCTGCCGGTGGGTCGCGCCTGGGAGGCGCTGCGCGAAGACGAAATCGCCTGCCGCTCCCTCGGCATCAACACGACCAACACGAAGCTCACCGCCTTTTCGATCGGCGCCATGTTCGGCGGTTTCGCCGGCTCCTTCTTTGCGACCCGCCAGGGTTTCATCTCGCCGGAGAGCTTCACATTCCTGGAATCGGCGATCATCCTCGCAATCGTCGTTCTGGGCGGTCTCGGCTCCCAGATCGGTGTCGTCATCGCCTCCATCGTGATGATCGGCGGCATCGAGATGCTGCGCAATCTGGGCTTCCTGCAGGAGATTTTCGGGCCGACCTTCGATCCGACCCAGTACCGCATGCTGATTTTCGGCCTCGCTATGGTCCTCATCATGGTCTGGCGCCCGCGCGGCCTGATCACGACGCGCGAGCCCACCGCGGTTCTCAAGCAGAAGAAGCGTATCGGGGCCGACATGGTCGCACAGGGTGAAGGTCACTGA
- a CDS encoding branched-chain amino acid ABC transporter substrate-binding protein — MKKALLAGVALTFAMSTAAYADIVIATAGPMTGQYASFGAQMKAGAEQAVEDINAAGGVNGEMLKLEIGDDACDPKQAVAVANQFAGSGVVFVAGHFCSGSSIPASSVYADEGIVQISPASTNPKFTDERPGDGVFRVCGRDDQQGDVAGNYLAKNFADKKIAFVHDKTAYGKGLADATMAAFEAAGGKPALYEAYTAGEKDYTALVSKLKAEGIGVLYVGGYHTEAGLMVRQMREQGMDTILVSGDALVTDEYWAITGDAGEGTLMTFSPDPRKNPDAAPLVEKFRAKNIEPEGYVLYTYAAIQAWADAAKAAGSTDFDPVVSALNDGKFKTVLGELEFNETGDVTLPGYVFYEWKSGKYDYL, encoded by the coding sequence ATGAAAAAGGCACTTTTGGCAGGCGTTGCGCTGACCTTTGCAATGTCGACCGCCGCGTATGCGGACATTGTTATCGCCACGGCCGGTCCGATGACGGGGCAGTACGCCTCCTTCGGCGCCCAGATGAAGGCCGGCGCGGAGCAGGCGGTGGAGGACATCAACGCCGCCGGCGGCGTCAATGGCGAAATGCTCAAGCTCGAGATCGGCGACGACGCATGCGATCCCAAGCAGGCTGTGGCCGTTGCCAACCAGTTTGCCGGCTCGGGCGTCGTGTTCGTGGCCGGGCATTTCTGCTCTGGCTCCTCGATCCCCGCTTCTTCGGTTTACGCCGATGAGGGCATCGTCCAGATTTCGCCGGCTTCGACGAACCCCAAGTTCACCGACGAACGCCCCGGCGACGGCGTGTTCCGCGTCTGCGGCCGCGACGACCAGCAGGGTGACGTGGCGGGCAACTATCTCGCCAAAAACTTCGCCGACAAGAAGATCGCCTTCGTCCACGACAAGACCGCCTACGGCAAGGGTCTTGCCGACGCCACCATGGCGGCCTTCGAGGCTGCGGGCGGCAAGCCGGCTCTCTACGAAGCCTACACCGCCGGCGAGAAGGACTACACCGCACTGGTCTCGAAGCTGAAGGCCGAAGGTATCGGCGTGCTTTATGTCGGCGGCTATCACACCGAAGCCGGCCTCATGGTCCGCCAGATGCGCGAACAGGGCATGGACACGATCCTCGTCTCGGGTGACGCGCTGGTTACCGACGAGTATTGGGCCATCACCGGCGATGCCGGCGAAGGCACGCTGATGACCTTCTCGCCCGATCCGCGCAAGAATCCCGACGCAGCGCCGCTGGTCGAGAAGTTCCGCGCCAAGAACATCGAGCCGGAAGGTTACGTGCTCTACACCTACGCCGCGATCCAGGCCTGGGCCGATGCCGCCAAGGCGGCCGGCTCGACCGATTTCGACCCGGTGGTGAGCGCGCTTAACGACGGCAAGTTCAAGACCGTGCTTGGCGAGCTCGAGTTCAACGAAACCGGCGACGTCACGCTGCCCGGCTACGTCTTCTACGAGTGGAAGAGCGGCAAGTACGACTATCTGTGA